The proteins below come from a single Uloborus diversus isolate 005 chromosome 10, Udiv.v.3.1, whole genome shotgun sequence genomic window:
- the LOC129231717 gene encoding alpha-tocopherol transfer protein-like: MGSKDEYFDAVEDQNDGLDDLNETEELRRRSVNELREWVRSQPHFVNCRLDSNFLLRFLRMRKYRVDLAKQVLDKYLTVKTKYPVTYQKLDIQSSSLRDLISRGYVFPLPERDKEGRTVLFCVAGALDVSRHKQSDVFRSFILTMEALMECELNQKRGITYIFTQEGYHISHALLVGLRDLQKMISSGEKAMPVRHKQMHWMNVPKYLSTLFHVLKTFLSQKLQDRIMIHPNIAALHEHFPPSMLPKEYGGTIPLSEMTKRWIEILESKRERILALDQMKVDESKRPKGKHSGHLIPRLVNSISKMEIY, encoded by the exons ATGGGttcaaaagatgaatattttGACGCAGTTGAAGATCAAAATGACGGCTTAGATGATCTAAACGAAACGGAAGAGTTGAGAAGGCGTAGCGTCAATGAACTCAGAGAATGGGTCAGAAGTCAGCCGCATTTTGTGAACTGTCGATTAG ACAGCAACTTTTTACTTCGTTTTCTACGGATGAGAAAATACCGAGTAGATCTGGCGAAGCAAGTATTAGACAAATATCTCACTGTGAAAACGAAATATCCAGTTACATATCAGAAGCTAGATATACAAAGTTCAAGTCTTAGAGATCTCATTTCTAGAGG GTACGTATTTCCCCTTCCAGAAAGAGACAAAGAGGGCCGAACAGTTTTATTCTGTGTAGCAG GTGCGTTAGATGTGTCCCGCCACAAACAGTCGGATGTCTTCAGATCGTTTATCCTGACTATGGAAGCACTGATGGAGTGTGAGCTTAACCAAAAGAGAGGCATCACTTACATCTTCACACAAGAAGGATATCATATTAGCCATGCTTTATTAGTGGGTCTCAGAGATCTTCAGAAAATGATAAGTAGCGGAGAG aaAGCTATGCCTGTGAGACATAAGCAAATGCACTGGATGAATGTGCCTAAATATTTGTCAACTCTTTTTCACGtgctgaaaacatttttaagccaAAAACTTCAAGACCga aTTATGATCCACCCAAATATAGCAGCACTCCATGAGCATTTTCCCCCATCAATGCTTCCAAAAGAATATGGTGGAACAATTCCTCTCAGTGAAATGACAA AAAGATGGATTGAAATACTAGAGTCGAAGAGAGAACGCATCTTAGCTTTAGATCAAATGAAGGTTGATGAAAGCAAGCGGCCTAAAGGCAAGCATTCTGGACATTTAATTCCACGCCTGGTGAACAGCATTAGCAAAATGGAGATATACTAA